One Planctomycetota bacterium genomic region harbors:
- a CDS encoding aminotransferase class V-fold PLP-dependent enzyme yields MFYRYSTTRLGVVTAHLIATMPLMTAQTRIYLDNAATSFPKPPAVLEAINHFATQLGASPGRGSYAESLQAGRLLDQTRSRLCRLINGADPRHVIFSLNCSDALNMAIRGVVWADASRPRHLITTDLDHNSILRPFNALCRHEHITQTRVPVDPATGLVDPDDVRRAITADTCLIALLHASNVTGTVQPIGDIGAIAREHGVLFCVDAAQSLGHLPVDVESMHIDLLAAPGHKGLLGPLGTGFLYIRPGVEHEMTTTREGGTGSVSESDIQPDFLPDRFEPGSHNTPGILGLGEGVQWLIDRGIDHVAAHESALIETFLGILRDADLPALHLYGPPTAAHRCGVFSVRVDGYDNPVDLSAALENEYGVLTRSGLHCAPGAHQTLGTASCGGTTRLSFGPMTSIDDVTAAARALVELAHAASPAVASSSHRG; encoded by the coding sequence ATGTTCTACCGCTATTCTACCACGCGTTTGGGGGTGGTGACGGCTCATTTGATCGCTACAATGCCCCTTATGACCGCCCAGACCCGAATTTATCTGGACAATGCCGCCACCAGCTTCCCCAAACCCCCGGCGGTGCTCGAGGCGATCAACCACTTCGCCACCCAACTGGGCGCCTCGCCCGGCCGCGGGTCGTATGCCGAATCCCTCCAAGCCGGGCGACTGTTGGACCAGACCCGCTCGCGCCTCTGCCGGCTCATTAACGGGGCCGATCCGCGCCATGTGATTTTCTCGCTCAACTGCTCCGACGCCCTGAACATGGCGATTCGCGGCGTCGTCTGGGCGGATGCCTCGCGACCCCGACACCTCATCACGACCGACCTCGATCACAACTCGATCCTCCGCCCATTCAACGCGCTGTGTCGGCATGAGCACATCACGCAGACGCGCGTGCCGGTCGATCCGGCGACGGGGCTCGTCGATCCCGATGACGTTCGCCGCGCGATCACCGCCGATACGTGTCTGATCGCCCTGCTGCATGCGTCGAATGTCACGGGCACGGTGCAGCCGATCGGCGACATCGGCGCGATCGCGCGCGAGCATGGCGTGCTCTTCTGCGTCGATGCCGCCCAGTCGTTGGGGCATCTGCCGGTCGACGTCGAATCAATGCACATCGACCTGCTGGCCGCACCCGGCCACAAGGGTCTGCTCGGCCCGCTCGGCACCGGCTTCCTCTACATCCGCCCCGGCGTCGAACACGAAATGACCACCACGCGCGAAGGCGGCACCGGCTCCGTCTCCGAAAGCGATATCCAACCCGACTTCCTCCCCGACCGCTTCGAGCCCGGTTCTCACAACACGCCCGGAATACTCGGCCTCGGGGAAGGCGTGCAATGGCTCATCGACCGCGGGATCGATCATGTGGCGGCCCATGAGTCGGCGCTCATCGAGACGTTTCTGGGCATCCTTCGCGACGCCGACCTGCCCGCGCTGCATCTGTATGGCCCTCCGACCGCGGCGCATCGCTGCGGCGTGTTCTCCGTTCGGGTCGACGGCTACGACAACCCCGTCGATCTCTCCGCCGCGCTCGAAAACGAATACGGCGTGCTGACGCGCTCGGGTCTGCACTGCGCCCCCGGAGCGCATCAGACGCTCGGCACCGCATCATGCGGGGGAACCACGCGCCTGTCCTTCGGCCCGATGACGAGCATCGACGACGTCACCGCCGCCGCCCGCGCCCTCGTCGAACTCGCACACGCCGCATCGCCCGCCGTCGCTTCGTCTTCGCATCGCGGCTGA
- a CDS encoding ABC transporter permease subunit translates to MNRSPVNSRLVVQYGLLGGCVAIFALFMVWPIILTVSGGFYETASDGSSHFTLRYIAGVFSDPVQRQGLINSLIIAVCVTLLCLLISIPLSVIATGFDFRGKAMFSALLLVPMILPPFVGVIGLRQLMGRFGAFNALLIDLHMIDPAHPTDLLGTARLAGVIIMEALHLYPIIYLNATASLANLDPALAQAAENLGASRWTRFTRVTLPLILPGLFAGGIIVFIWSFTELGTPLMFDYYETTAVQVFWGIQEMADNARPYALVAVMLGAAVLLYASGKLAFGGKAYAMATRAGTQATTRKLTGLMGYLAAVPFVIVTLLAVMPHIGVILASFCVPGQWYQSVLPTQWTTAHYAGAMTHPLANGSIHNSLLYSCMAVVVDIVLGLMIAWLIVRSKVRGRWLLDSLAMLPLAVPGLVLAFGYVALSLQIRSVFRAMGGDSPSWLQIVGETPNPIVFLVIAYAIRRLPYVVRAAVAGLQQTSGELEEAAVNLGASPLYAARRVIIPLILANLIAGGLLAFSFAMLEVSDSLILAQTEENFPITKAIYSLFERLGDGPYIASAMGVWGMALLTVTLVGASVMIGKKLGSIFRV, encoded by the coding sequence ATGAATCGCTCACCCGTCAACTCCCGGCTCGTTGTGCAGTACGGACTGCTCGGCGGGTGCGTGGCGATCTTCGCGCTGTTCATGGTCTGGCCCATCATCCTCACCGTCAGCGGCGGGTTCTACGAAACCGCCTCCGACGGATCAAGCCATTTCACGCTCCGTTACATCGCCGGCGTTTTCTCCGACCCCGTGCAGCGGCAGGGCCTCATCAACAGTCTGATCATCGCCGTATGCGTCACGCTCCTGTGCCTGCTCATCTCGATCCCACTGTCGGTGATCGCCACGGGCTTCGACTTCCGCGGCAAAGCGATGTTCTCCGCCCTGCTGCTGGTGCCGATGATCCTCCCGCCGTTCGTCGGCGTCATCGGACTGCGGCAGCTCATGGGCCGCTTCGGCGCGTTCAACGCCCTGCTCATCGACCTGCACATGATCGACCCGGCGCACCCGACCGACCTGCTGGGCACTGCGCGGCTCGCCGGCGTGATTATCATGGAAGCCCTGCACTTGTATCCGATCATCTACCTGAACGCGACGGCTTCGCTCGCCAATCTCGACCCCGCGCTCGCGCAGGCCGCCGAAAACCTCGGCGCCTCGCGCTGGACACGTTTCACGCGCGTCACGCTTCCGCTCATCCTGCCCGGTCTTTTCGCCGGCGGGATCATCGTGTTCATCTGGTCGTTTACCGAGCTGGGCACGCCGCTGATGTTCGACTATTACGAGACGACGGCGGTGCAGGTCTTCTGGGGCATTCAGGAAATGGCCGACAATGCCCGCCCCTACGCGCTCGTCGCCGTGATGCTCGGCGCGGCTGTGCTTCTGTACGCCTCCGGCAAACTCGCCTTCGGCGGCAAGGCCTACGCGATGGCCACCCGCGCCGGCACGCAGGCGACGACGCGCAAGCTGACGGGCCTCATGGGCTATCTCGCTGCCGTGCCCTTCGTGATCGTCACGCTCCTGGCCGTCATGCCGCACATCGGCGTGATCCTCGCGAGCTTCTGCGTCCCCGGCCAGTGGTATCAGAGCGTGCTGCCGACGCAATGGACCACGGCGCATTACGCCGGCGCGATGACGCATCCATTGGCCAACGGGTCGATTCACAACAGTCTGCTGTATTCATGCATGGCGGTCGTCGTCGACATCGTGCTGGGGCTGATGATCGCGTGGCTGATCGTGCGGAGCAAGGTGCGCGGGCGGTGGCTGCTGGACAGTCTGGCGATGCTGCCGCTGGCGGTGCCGGGGCTGGTCCTGGCCTTCGGATATGTGGCGCTGTCGCTTCAGATCCGCAGCGTGTTCCGCGCGATGGGCGGCGATTCGCCGTCGTGGCTCCAGATCGTCGGCGAGACGCCCAATCCGATCGTGTTCCTCGTCATCGCCTACGCCATCCGCCGACTCCCTTACGTCGTCCGCGCTGCCGTCGCCGGGTTGCAGCAGACGTCGGGTGAACTGGAGGAAGCGGCGGTGAACCTCGGGGCGTCGCCGCTGTATGCCGCCCGTCGCGTGATCATCCCGCTCATTCTCGCCAACCTCATCGCCGGCGGACTCCTCGCCTTCAGCTTCGCCATGCTCGAAGTCTCCGACTCGCTCATCCTCGCGCAGACCGAAGAGAATTTCCCGATCACCAAGGCGATCTACTCGCTCTTTGAACGCCTCGGCGACGGCCCGTACATCGCCAGCGCCATGGGCGTCTGGGGCATGGCGCTATTGACCGTCACACTCGTCGGCGCCTCCGTCATGATCGGCAAAAAACTCGGCTCCATCTTCCGCGTCTGA
- a CDS encoding aldo/keto reductase: MQHLPLGVSNISASRVIFGAWAIGGWMWGGQDEAQAIASIHAALDAGINTIDTAPMYGMGRSEQIVGKALAGRRDKVVIATKCGMRWDLAKGKMFFRTDEDSVNNESGDYAVHIYNGPESIREEVERSLKRLNTDYIDLYQTHWQDPTTPLDQTLAELVKLRDEGKIRAFGPCNADMVQLHQYTLAGASTDQEKYSMLDRDPEAERLPYCREHNVAVLVYSPLSNGLLTGKVTADRKFAADDLRAQRPRFTVESRTKINDRLGRIAPIAKSHGLTLAQLVIAWTLAQPGLTHALIGARTIKQSQENAAAADVKLSEDELAAIDTAIEDLAEGIGSSGPPRQS, from the coding sequence ATGCAACACCTTCCCCTCGGCGTCTCGAACATCTCCGCCTCGCGCGTCATCTTCGGCGCCTGGGCCATCGGCGGATGGATGTGGGGCGGACAGGACGAAGCCCAGGCCATCGCGTCGATTCACGCCGCCCTCGACGCCGGCATCAACACGATCGACACCGCCCCGATGTACGGCATGGGCCGCAGCGAACAGATCGTCGGCAAGGCCCTCGCCGGCCGGCGCGACAAAGTTGTCATCGCCACCAAGTGCGGCATGCGTTGGGACCTGGCCAAAGGCAAGATGTTCTTCCGCACCGATGAGGACTCCGTCAACAACGAATCCGGCGATTATGCCGTGCATATCTACAACGGCCCCGAGTCCATCCGCGAGGAAGTCGAACGTTCGCTCAAGCGGCTCAACACCGACTATATCGACCTGTACCAGACCCATTGGCAGGACCCCACGACGCCGCTCGATCAGACGCTCGCCGAGCTTGTGAAGCTGCGCGATGAAGGCAAGATTCGCGCCTTCGGTCCGTGCAACGCCGACATGGTTCAGCTTCATCAGTACACGCTTGCCGGCGCTTCGACCGATCAGGAAAAGTATTCCATGCTCGACCGCGATCCCGAAGCCGAGCGCCTGCCCTACTGCCGCGAGCACAACGTGGCGGTGCTGGTGTATTCGCCCCTTTCCAACGGCCTGCTCACCGGCAAAGTCACCGCCGACCGCAAATTCGCCGCCGATGATTTGCGCGCCCAGCGCCCACGTTTCACCGTCGAAAGCCGCACGAAGATCAACGATCGCCTCGGGCGGATCGCCCCGATCGCAAAGTCGCACGGCCTCACGCTCGCGCAGCTTGTCATCGCATGGACCCTCGCCCAGCCGGGCCTGACGCACGCCCTCATCGGCGCCCGCACGATCAAGCAGTCGCAGGAAAACGCCGCCGCCGCGGATGTGAAGCTCAGCGAGGACGAACTGGCCGCGATCGATACCGCCATTGAAGACCTCGCCGAAGGCATCGGCTCCTCCGGTCCGCCGCGGCAGTCGTAA
- a CDS encoding HAD family hydrolase, with the protein MAHLKTVFLFDVDNTLLDNDRVTADLKRYTAKNFGEARSQDYWRIFEQIRTELGYADYLGALQRYRIQHPRDTNLLAVSNFLVNYPFANRLFPNSLDVIDHVKQWGPACVLSDGDVVFQPRKVERSGIYDAVDQNVLIYVHKEFELEDVEARYPAEHYVLIDDKLRILTAVKQIWGKRITTVFPKQGHYALDEKAIAKFPPADVAIDRIGDLLNFTLDELLTATK; encoded by the coding sequence ATGGCTCATCTCAAAACCGTCTTCCTCTTCGACGTGGACAATACGCTGCTCGACAACGACCGCGTCACCGCGGACCTGAAGCGTTACACCGCCAAAAACTTCGGCGAGGCCCGCTCGCAGGATTACTGGCGCATCTTCGAGCAGATTCGCACGGAGCTTGGTTACGCCGATTACCTGGGGGCCCTGCAGCGCTATCGCATTCAGCATCCGCGCGATACGAATCTGCTGGCCGTGTCGAACTTCCTCGTAAACTACCCGTTCGCCAATCGGCTGTTCCCCAATTCGCTGGACGTCATTGACCACGTCAAGCAGTGGGGCCCGGCGTGCGTGCTGTCCGACGGCGACGTCGTGTTCCAGCCCCGCAAGGTCGAGCGCTCCGGCATCTACGACGCCGTCGATCAGAACGTGCTCATCTACGTGCACAAGGAATTCGAACTCGAAGACGTCGAAGCCCGCTACCCGGCTGAGCATTACGTGCTCATCGACGACAAACTCCGCATCCTCACCGCCGTCAAACAAATCTGGGGCAAGCGCATCACGACCGTCTTCCCGAAACAAGGCCACTACGCCCTTGATGAAAAGGCCATCGCCAAGTTCCCCCCCGCCGACGTCGCCATCGACCGCATCGGCGACCTGCTCAACTTCACGCTCGACGAACTACTTACCGCGACGAAGTGA
- a CDS encoding phosphoglycerate dehydrogenase: MKVVLTEHLDDAAAQWLAERVNFVRVPLEDEAALCRELADADGLIVRTYTQVNDALLDRAPSVRVVGRAGVGLDNIDLEACRRRFVRVVYTPDANTQAVIEYVWALIFDVLRPRKPLPSDASAAVFHHARTEQVGRQADELTLGILGMGRIGKRMAKVADAFGVKVICNDLLSREQLGLPADHPGTFVDKETLWRESDILTIHTDGRAANRNLIDAAVLKQIKPACLLINAARGMLVDAVAMAKWSNRVAGAGGRAILDVHDPEPPPPTYPLWGHSNVQLMAHLASRTHTAMANMSWVVRDVLAVLEGREPKFPAP, from the coding sequence ATGAAAGTCGTGCTCACCGAACATCTCGATGACGCGGCCGCCCAATGGCTCGCCGAGCGTGTCAACTTCGTGCGGGTCCCCCTCGAGGACGAAGCCGCCCTGTGTCGCGAGCTGGCCGATGCGGACGGGCTAATCGTGCGGACCTACACGCAGGTCAACGATGCGTTGCTGGACCGGGCGCCGAGCGTCCGGGTCGTCGGGCGCGCCGGCGTCGGGCTCGACAACATCGACCTGGAAGCGTGCAGGCGCCGGTTCGTCCGCGTCGTCTACACGCCCGACGCCAACACGCAGGCGGTGATCGAATATGTCTGGGCCCTGATCTTCGATGTGCTGCGTCCGCGCAAGCCGCTGCCGTCCGACGCCAGCGCCGCCGTCTTCCATCATGCGCGGACCGAGCAGGTGGGCCGGCAGGCCGACGAGTTGACGCTGGGCATCCTCGGCATGGGCCGCATCGGCAAACGCATGGCCAAAGTCGCCGACGCCTTCGGCGTCAAAGTCATCTGTAACGACCTGTTATCACGCGAACAACTGGGTCTCCCCGCCGATCATCCCGGTACGTTCGTCGACAAGGAAACCCTCTGGCGCGAGTCGGACATTCTGACGATTCACACCGACGGCCGGGCCGCGAACCGCAACCTGATCGACGCGGCCGTGCTCAAACAGATCAAGCCCGCCTGCCTGCTCATCAACGCCGCGCGCGGCATGCTCGTCGACGCCGTGGCGATGGCCAAGTGGTCCAATCGCGTGGCGGGCGCCGGCGGGCGCGCCATTCTCGATGTGCACGACCCCGAGCCACCGCCGCCGACCTATCCGCTGTGGGGTCATTCCAACGTGCAGCTCATGGCGCACCTCGCCTCGCGCACGCACACCGCGATGGCCAACATGAGCTGGGTCGTACGCGACGTGCTGGCTGTCCTCGAAGGACGAGAACCGAAATTCCCCGCTCCGTAA
- the amrB gene encoding AmmeMemoRadiSam system protein B codes for MAHAASRIRPPAVAGRFYAADERRCAADAARYCVPVASLQQLPPTLYGALVPHAGWICSGRVAGMTWATLARRTAAKTIVLTGSVHTMAVFNPTLDSADAWATPLGPLAVDTDLRDALAQLPGAAVQTLDMAHEYEHSLEVQAPMIRAAFGDETRIVPCLIPPAADAVQWGEAIGKLLVNWHAPVVMVVSSDLTHYGPNYRFTPHGVGEAGVTWAHDTNDRRVLDMMLAMNEADIVHETHQHQNACGGGAIAATLAACRALGASHGYLLEHTHSVRELAPLGHSDGLNSVGYAGIVFG; via the coding sequence ATGGCACACGCCGCCTCGCGCATCCGTCCGCCCGCCGTCGCCGGTCGCTTCTACGCGGCCGACGAGCGCCGCTGCGCCGCCGATGCCGCGCGATACTGTGTGCCGGTGGCCTCGCTCCAGCAGCTTCCGCCGACATTATATGGCGCGCTCGTGCCGCATGCCGGATGGATATGCTCCGGCCGGGTCGCCGGTATGACCTGGGCCACGCTCGCACGACGCACCGCCGCCAAAACCATCGTGCTCACCGGCTCCGTGCACACCATGGCCGTGTTCAACCCGACGCTCGACTCCGCCGACGCATGGGCCACGCCGCTGGGTCCGCTCGCCGTTGATACGGACCTGCGCGACGCGCTGGCTCAGCTTCCGGGAGCTGCCGTGCAGACGCTCGACATGGCCCACGAATACGAACACAGTCTCGAAGTGCAGGCCCCGATGATCCGCGCGGCCTTCGGCGACGAGACGCGGATCGTGCCCTGCCTGATTCCCCCGGCGGCGGATGCAGTCCAATGGGGCGAGGCGATCGGCAAACTGCTCGTCAACTGGCACGCGCCCGTCGTCATGGTCGTCTCCAGCGATCTGACACACTATGGCCCCAACTACCGATTCACACCGCACGGCGTCGGCGAAGCCGGCGTCACATGGGCGCATGACACCAACGATCGCCGCGTTCTGGATATGATGCTCGCCATGAATGAAGCCGACATCGTCCATGAAACGCATCAGCATCAGAACGCCTGCGGCGGCGGCGCGATCGCCGCGACCCTCGCCGCCTGTCGCGCCCTCGGCGCTTCGCATGGCTACCTTCTCGAACATACTCATTCCGTCCGTGAACTCGCTCCGCTCGGGCACTCCGACGGCCTCAACAGCGTCGGCTACGCCGGCATCGTCTTCGGCTGA
- a CDS encoding glycosyltransferase has product MRICLYTPSLGPNATPTHIIVDALARQMMARGHLVSVLAQCTRPAFNPPYAVHYAPPPMSPDWFPERSARALAAFHEANAFELICVFDAHPTGYGAMRVAHDANVPLVIVSMGGDLYHGSPMRRKGHVWKRIAATYRDADAAVATSPYMMRLLAELDGGPANVVAIHSGVDTATFSQPAPQPGDFDDPRGFCLTIGALEDGSGVGDAIEAYARAHGRLGDTTLIVMGDGSQRAALSKRISQLNLDDRVTFVGERRGTERRWFMQKAKFAMIVPHEEGNAMTALQVMACGRPIVCTGESAFDEVCRPGVNGLLVPAASPVALADAIARLQRFEIESMALNSMGIAQDYDWQMVVDGYLKLFAETIERFTASTAGAAT; this is encoded by the coding sequence ATGCGTATCTGTCTCTACACGCCCAGTCTCGGCCCCAACGCCACGCCGACCCACATCATTGTTGACGCACTGGCCCGGCAGATGATGGCGCGCGGGCATCTGGTGTCGGTGCTCGCCCAGTGCACCCGACCCGCGTTCAATCCGCCGTATGCGGTGCATTATGCGCCGCCGCCGATGTCGCCGGACTGGTTCCCCGAGCGGAGCGCCCGGGCGCTGGCTGCGTTTCACGAAGCCAATGCGTTCGAGTTGATCTGCGTCTTCGATGCACACCCGACGGGATACGGGGCGATGCGCGTGGCGCATGATGCGAATGTCCCGCTGGTGATCGTGTCGATGGGCGGCGATCTGTATCACGGATCGCCAATGCGGCGGAAGGGGCATGTGTGGAAGCGGATCGCGGCGACGTATCGGGATGCGGATGCGGCGGTGGCGACGAGTCCGTACATGATGCGATTGCTGGCGGAACTTGACGGCGGGCCGGCGAATGTCGTGGCGATCCACAGTGGCGTCGACACGGCGACGTTCTCGCAACCGGCCCCGCAACCCGGCGATTTCGATGACCCGCGAGGGTTCTGTCTTACGATCGGCGCGCTGGAGGACGGATCGGGCGTCGGCGACGCGATCGAAGCGTACGCACGGGCGCACGGACGCTTGGGCGACACCACGCTGATCGTCATGGGCGACGGGTCGCAGCGCGCGGCTCTGAGCAAGCGAATCAGTCAACTGAATCTCGATGACCGCGTCACGTTCGTCGGCGAGCGGCGGGGAACCGAGCGGCGATGGTTCATGCAGAAGGCGAAATTCGCCATGATCGTGCCGCACGAGGAGGGCAACGCGATGACGGCGCTGCAGGTCATGGCCTGCGGTCGACCGATTGTTTGCACGGGCGAGAGCGCGTTTGATGAAGTTTGCCGGCCCGGCGTCAACGGGCTGCTCGTGCCGGCCGCGTCACCGGTCGCACTCGCCGACGCGATCGCCCGGCTCCAGCGTTTCGAGATCGAATCGATGGCGCTCAATTCGATGGGTATCGCGCAGGACTACGACTGGCAGATGGTCGTCGACGGGTATCTGAAGCTTTTCGCCGAGACGATCGAACGGTTCACCGCGTCGACCGCCGGCGCAGCGACGTGA
- a CDS encoding DUF433 domain-containing protein, translated as MEFDRITSDPKIVNGQPCVKGTRLTVRRVLEALALYPDRDELRRQYPQLEDEDIRQVLAYASDAIEDRLILMRPAS; from the coding sequence ATGGAATTCGACCGCATCACATCGGACCCGAAGATCGTCAACGGCCAACCCTGCGTCAAAGGGACGCGTCTAACCGTACGGCGCGTGCTTGAAGCTCTCGCTCTATATCCTGATCGTGACGAGTTGCGGCGGCAATATCCGCAACTCGAAGACGAGGACATTCGACAGGTGCTCGCTTATGCATCTGATGCCATCGAAGATCGCCTGATCCTCATGAGGCCCGCGTCATGA
- a CDS encoding transposase: MKLPAGKWRWLMATDFDDETYGQRWQVETVMFMLKRHLGAALTARKYQTRRREMNLRAITHNLMILLPAM, encoded by the coding sequence TTGAAGCTTCCCGCCGGCAAGTGGCGCTGGCTGATGGCCACCGACTTCGACGACGAAACCTACGGCCAGCGCTGGCAGGTCGAGACCGTGATGTTCATGCTCAAGCGTCATCTGGGCGCCGCCCTCACCGCCCGGAAGTATCAAACCCGCCGCCGCGAAATGAACCTCCGCGCGATCACCCACAACCTCATGATCCTCTTGCCAGCGATGTAG
- the rfbF gene encoding glucose-1-phosphate cytidylyltransferase, with product MKVVILAGGLGTRLAEQTEVRPKPMVEIGGRPILWHIIKHYDHYQFNDFYIALGYKGDVIKRYFIDYINLGGSMTVHMTNGRVDLHDRPREDWSVHLIDTGQNVNTGGRLKALQPHLGNETFMLTYGDGVGDVDLDALLAFHRAHGKLATVTAVRPPARFGGISFEGDMVKVFAEKPQIGEGWINGGFMVFEPGIFEYLEGPTASLEAHMLERLAQRGQLAAYRHDRFWQCMDTMRDLRVLEDLWERDKAPWKLWHD from the coding sequence ATGAAGGTAGTGATACTGGCGGGCGGACTGGGCACGCGACTGGCCGAGCAAACGGAAGTCCGCCCCAAGCCCATGGTCGAAATCGGGGGCCGGCCCATCCTCTGGCACATCATCAAGCACTACGACCACTACCAGTTCAACGACTTCTACATCGCCCTGGGCTACAAGGGCGACGTCATCAAGCGTTACTTCATCGACTACATCAATCTGGGCGGGTCGATGACGGTGCACATGACCAATGGGCGCGTCGATCTGCACGATCGGCCGCGCGAGGATTGGAGCGTGCATCTCATCGACACGGGACAGAACGTCAACACGGGCGGGCGGCTCAAGGCGCTTCAGCCGCATCTGGGCAATGAGACGTTCATGCTGACGTACGGGGACGGGGTGGGCGATGTCGATCTGGACGCCCTGCTTGCGTTCCATCGCGCCCACGGCAAACTCGCCACGGTCACGGCCGTCCGTCCCCCCGCCCGGTTCGGCGGGATCAGCTTCGAGGGCGACATGGTCAAGGTCTTCGCCGAGAAGCCGCAGATCGGCGAGGGCTGGATCAACGGGGGGTTCATGGTCTTCGAGCCGGGCATCTTCGAGTACCTGGAAGGTCCGACCGCCAGCTTGGAAGCGCATATGCTCGAACGCCTGGCTCAGCGCGGCCAGCTTGCGGCGTATCGGCATGACCGCTTCTGGCAGTGCATGGATACGATGCGCGATCTGCGCGTGCTCGAGGACCTCTGGGAGCGCGACAAGGCGCCGTGGAAGCTCTGGCATGACTGA